A window from Theropithecus gelada isolate Dixy chromosome 1, Tgel_1.0, whole genome shotgun sequence encodes these proteins:
- the METTL11B gene encoding alpha N-terminal protein methyltransferase 1B — MAHLGAHFAFRSRWQKTDDELCRHSMSFILHKAIRNDFFQSYLYLLEKIPLVKLYALTSQVINGEMQFYARAKLYYQEVPATEEGMMGNFIELSSPDIQASRKFLRKFIGGPGRAGTDCALDCGSGIGRVSKHVLLPVFNSVELVDMMESFLLEAQNYLQVKGDKVESYHCYSLQEFTPLFRRYDVIWIQWVSGHLTDKDLLAFLSRCRDGLKENGVIILKDNVAREGCILDLSDSSVTRDMDILRSLIRKSGLVVLGQEKQDCFPEQCIPVWMFALHSDRRS; from the exons ATGGCCCACCTGGGTGCCCATTTTGCCTTTAGATCCCGCTGGCAGAAGACCGACGATGAACTCTGTCGACATAGCATGTCTTTTATCCTTCACAAAGCCATTCGCAATGACTTCTTTCAGAGCTATCTCTACCTGCTGGAAAAAATTCCCCTGG TGAAATTGTACGCTTTAACAAGCCAAGTCATCAATGGCGAGATGCAGTTCTATGCCAGAGCAAAACTTTACTACCAGGAAGTACCAGCCACAGAAGAGGGTATGATGGGAAATTTCATTGAACTGTCCAGTCCAGACATCCAGGCCTCTCGGAAATTTCTTAGGAAATTTATTGGG GGGCCTGGGAGAGCTGGAACAGACTGTGCCTTGGACTGCGGCTCCGGAATAGGAAGGGTCAGCAAACACGTCTTATTGCCTGTTTTCAACAGTGTGGAGCTGGTGGATATGATGGAATCCTTTCTCCTTGAAGCCCAGAACTACCTGCAGGTCAAAGGTGACAAAGTAGAAAGCTACCACTGCTACAGCCTGCAGGAATTCACACCCCTGTTCAGGAGATATGATGTCATCTGGATTCAGTGGGTCTCTG GGCACCTGACTGATAAGGACCTTCTTGCATTTCTTTCCCGGTGCCGAGATGGCCTGAAAGAAAATGGCGTCATCATATTGAAGGACAATGTGGCCCGGGAGGGCTGTATCCTCGATCTCTCTGACAGCAGTGTGACTCGGGACATGGACATCCTCCGGAGCCTCATAAGGAAGAGTGGGCTGGTGGTGCTGGGCCAAGAGAAGCAGGACTGCTTCCCAGAGCAGTGCATCCCCGTGTGGATGTTCGCACTGCACAGCGACAGACGCTCCTGA